In one Buteo buteo chromosome 10, bButBut1.hap1.1, whole genome shotgun sequence genomic region, the following are encoded:
- the HOOK1 gene encoding protein Hook homolog 1 isoform X2 gives MEAKPADLLLCDSLILWLQTFNTAAPCRDVQDLTNGVAMAQVLHQIDVAWFDASWLNRIKDDVGDNWRIKFLGQQISEELIPDLNRISENSDPTELGRLLQLILGCAVNCERKQEHIQNIMTLEESVQHVVMTAIQELMSKEITGPSTGDASSEMEQQLKKALEDLQEALAEKEELAQRCQELDLQVAALQDEKTSLMSENEIMNDRLEQLDDSLDDPNTVVAKKYFHAQLQLEQLQEENFRLEAAKDDYRVHCEDLEKQLIELQHRNNELTSLAEESRALKDENDILRTTADKASKLESTVEVYRKKLQDLNDFRRQVKSLQETNMMYMHNTVSLEDELKKANAARAQLETYKRQVQELHNKLSEESKRADKLAFEMKRLEEKHEALIKEKERLIVQCDALKETNEELRYSQMQQDHLSQTGTSRVKSHENLAAEILPVEYREMFIRLQHENKMLLLQQEGSENERITELQEQLEQKHRTVNELETEKRLNEERIGELQQQIEDLQKTLQEQGSKTEGSSNLKQKLAAHMEKLNEVHDELQKKEADLAELQPDVSQNPQKIGELEAALRKKDEDMKAMEERYKMYLEKARNVIKTLDPKLNPASAEIMLLRKQITDKDKKIEALEAEYKLAKLRDYEEKLIVTAWYNKSLTLQKLGMEARLVGSSGACRDGPGRSFLAQQRHVTNTRRNLTVKVPGATSD, from the exons ATGGAGGCGAAGCCGGCGGACCTCCTGCTGTGTGACAGCCTCATCCTCTGG TTGCAGACGTTCAATACTGCTGCACCTTGCAGAGATGTTCAGGACTTGACTAATGGGGTTGCCATGGCCCAGGTACTTCACCAAAT agatGTTGCTTGGTTTGATGCATCTTGGCTAAATCGCATTAAAGATGATGTTGGTGACAACTGGAGAATAAAG ttCTTGGGTCAGCAGATTTCAGAAGAGCTTATTCCGGACTTAAACCGGATATCTGAGAACTCCGATCCCACTGAACTGGGCAGGCTTCTGCAGCTTATTTTAGGCTGTGCAGTCAACTGTGAAAGGAAACAAG AACATATACAAAATATCATGACCCTTGAAGAGTCTGTTCAACATGTTGTCATGACTGCCATTCAAGAG CTCATGAGCAAGGAAATAACGGGTCCTTCCACAGGTGATGCATCAAGTGAAATGGAACAGCAG cttaaaaaagcTTTGGAAGATCTTCAGGAAGCActagcagaaaaagaagagctggCACAAAGATGTCAAGAGCTAGATTTACAG GTGGCTGCCCTCCAGGATGAAAAAACCAGCTTGATGTCAGAAAATGAGATTATGAATGACAGGCTAGAGCAATTAGATGACTCTCTTGATGATCCAAATACTGTGGttgcaaaaaagtattttcatgcaCAGTTGCAGCTGGAACAACTGCAAGAAGAAAACTTCAG GCTTGAAGCTGCAAAAGATGATTATCGTGTCCATTGTGAAGACCTAGAAAAACAATTGATTGAACTGCAACATAGGAACAATGAACTAACCTCTTTGGCAGAAGAATCTAGAGCCTTGAAAGATGAAAATGATATTCTTAG GACTACCGCAGACAAGGCAAGTAAGCTGGAATCAACCGTTGAAGTGTATCGTAAAAAGCTACAGGATCTGAATGACTTCCGCAGACAAGTCAAATCTCTGCAGGAAACCAACATGATGTATATGCACAATACGGTCAGTCTGGAGGATGAACTGAAGAAAGCCAATGCAGCACGTGCCCAACTAGAAACCTACAAAAGACAG GTCCAGGAGCTTCATAACAAACTGTCTGAAGAATCAAAAAGAGCTGATAAGCTAGCATTTGAAATGAAGCGACTTGAAGAAAAACACGAAGCtttaatcaaagaaaaagag AGACTGATAGTACAGTGTGATGCACTAAAAGAGACAAATGAAGAGCTCCGGTATTCACAGATGCAGCAGGATCACCTGAGTCAAACAG GCACATCTCGTGTTAAGAGCCATGAGAACCTTGCTGCTGAAATTCTGCCAGTGGAATATAG AGAAATGTTTATTCGGCTGCAGCATGAAAATAAGATGCTTCTATTACAACAGGAAGGATCAGAAAATGAACGTATTACAGAGCTCCAAGAACAGCTGGAGCAAAAGCATCGGACAGTGAATGAACTGGAAACTGAGAAAAG GCTAAATGAAGAGCGTATTGGGGAGTTACAGCAGCAGATTGAAGATCTGCAAAAGACTTTACAGGAGCAAGGATCCAAGACTGAAGGA TCTAGCAACCTGAAGCAGAAATTGGCAGCACATAT GGAAAAGCTGAATGAAGTGCATGATGAGTTACAGAAGAAAGAGGCTGATCTTGCAGAACTCCAGCCTGATGTTAGTCAGAACC CCCAGAAGATTGGAGAGCTGGAGGCAGCTTTGCGAAAAAAAGATGAGGATATGAAAGCAATGGAAGAAAGATATAAAATGTACcttgagaaagcaagaaat GTGATAAAAACATTAGACCCCAAGCTAAATCCAGCATCGGCAGAAATTATGTTGCTCAGAAAACAGATAAcagataaagacaaaaaaattgaagCACTAGAG GCTGAATACAAACTTGCTAAGTTACGTGACTATGAGGAAAAGCTAATTGTAACTGCATGGTATAACAAG AGCCTAACTCTTCAGAAGCTAGGTATGGAAGCAAGACTGGTTGGCAGTAGCGGTGCCTGCAGAGACGGTCCCGGACGCTCATTCCTAGCTCAACAACGTCATGTCACCAATACCAGAAGGAATCTCACTGTTAAAGTACCGGGTGCAACATCTGATTAA
- the HOOK1 gene encoding protein Hook homolog 1 isoform X1 has product MEAKPADLLLCDSLILWLQTFNTAAPCRDVQDLTNGVAMAQVLHQIDVAWFDASWLNRIKDDVGDNWRIKSSNLKKILQGIMDYYHEFLGQQISEELIPDLNRISENSDPTELGRLLQLILGCAVNCERKQEHIQNIMTLEESVQHVVMTAIQELMSKEITGPSTGDASSEMEQQLKKALEDLQEALAEKEELAQRCQELDLQVAALQDEKTSLMSENEIMNDRLEQLDDSLDDPNTVVAKKYFHAQLQLEQLQEENFRLEAAKDDYRVHCEDLEKQLIELQHRNNELTSLAEESRALKDENDILRTTADKASKLESTVEVYRKKLQDLNDFRRQVKSLQETNMMYMHNTVSLEDELKKANAARAQLETYKRQVQELHNKLSEESKRADKLAFEMKRLEEKHEALIKEKERLIVQCDALKETNEELRYSQMQQDHLSQTGTSRVKSHENLAAEILPVEYREMFIRLQHENKMLLLQQEGSENERITELQEQLEQKHRTVNELETEKRLNEERIGELQQQIEDLQKTLQEQGSKTEGSSNLKQKLAAHMEKLNEVHDELQKKEADLAELQPDVSQNPQKIGELEAALRKKDEDMKAMEERYKMYLEKARNVIKTLDPKLNPASAEIMLLRKQITDKDKKIEALEAEYKLAKLRDYEEKLIVTAWYNKSLTLQKLGMEARLVGSSGACRDGPGRSFLAQQRHVTNTRRNLTVKVPGATSD; this is encoded by the exons ATGGAGGCGAAGCCGGCGGACCTCCTGCTGTGTGACAGCCTCATCCTCTGG TTGCAGACGTTCAATACTGCTGCACCTTGCAGAGATGTTCAGGACTTGACTAATGGGGTTGCCATGGCCCAGGTACTTCACCAAAT agatGTTGCTTGGTTTGATGCATCTTGGCTAAATCGCATTAAAGATGATGTTGGTGACAACTGGAGAATAAAG TCCAGTAATCTGAAGAAGATACTGCAAGGAATTATGGACTACTATCATGAG ttCTTGGGTCAGCAGATTTCAGAAGAGCTTATTCCGGACTTAAACCGGATATCTGAGAACTCCGATCCCACTGAACTGGGCAGGCTTCTGCAGCTTATTTTAGGCTGTGCAGTCAACTGTGAAAGGAAACAAG AACATATACAAAATATCATGACCCTTGAAGAGTCTGTTCAACATGTTGTCATGACTGCCATTCAAGAG CTCATGAGCAAGGAAATAACGGGTCCTTCCACAGGTGATGCATCAAGTGAAATGGAACAGCAG cttaaaaaagcTTTGGAAGATCTTCAGGAAGCActagcagaaaaagaagagctggCACAAAGATGTCAAGAGCTAGATTTACAG GTGGCTGCCCTCCAGGATGAAAAAACCAGCTTGATGTCAGAAAATGAGATTATGAATGACAGGCTAGAGCAATTAGATGACTCTCTTGATGATCCAAATACTGTGGttgcaaaaaagtattttcatgcaCAGTTGCAGCTGGAACAACTGCAAGAAGAAAACTTCAG GCTTGAAGCTGCAAAAGATGATTATCGTGTCCATTGTGAAGACCTAGAAAAACAATTGATTGAACTGCAACATAGGAACAATGAACTAACCTCTTTGGCAGAAGAATCTAGAGCCTTGAAAGATGAAAATGATATTCTTAG GACTACCGCAGACAAGGCAAGTAAGCTGGAATCAACCGTTGAAGTGTATCGTAAAAAGCTACAGGATCTGAATGACTTCCGCAGACAAGTCAAATCTCTGCAGGAAACCAACATGATGTATATGCACAATACGGTCAGTCTGGAGGATGAACTGAAGAAAGCCAATGCAGCACGTGCCCAACTAGAAACCTACAAAAGACAG GTCCAGGAGCTTCATAACAAACTGTCTGAAGAATCAAAAAGAGCTGATAAGCTAGCATTTGAAATGAAGCGACTTGAAGAAAAACACGAAGCtttaatcaaagaaaaagag AGACTGATAGTACAGTGTGATGCACTAAAAGAGACAAATGAAGAGCTCCGGTATTCACAGATGCAGCAGGATCACCTGAGTCAAACAG GCACATCTCGTGTTAAGAGCCATGAGAACCTTGCTGCTGAAATTCTGCCAGTGGAATATAG AGAAATGTTTATTCGGCTGCAGCATGAAAATAAGATGCTTCTATTACAACAGGAAGGATCAGAAAATGAACGTATTACAGAGCTCCAAGAACAGCTGGAGCAAAAGCATCGGACAGTGAATGAACTGGAAACTGAGAAAAG GCTAAATGAAGAGCGTATTGGGGAGTTACAGCAGCAGATTGAAGATCTGCAAAAGACTTTACAGGAGCAAGGATCCAAGACTGAAGGA TCTAGCAACCTGAAGCAGAAATTGGCAGCACATAT GGAAAAGCTGAATGAAGTGCATGATGAGTTACAGAAGAAAGAGGCTGATCTTGCAGAACTCCAGCCTGATGTTAGTCAGAACC CCCAGAAGATTGGAGAGCTGGAGGCAGCTTTGCGAAAAAAAGATGAGGATATGAAAGCAATGGAAGAAAGATATAAAATGTACcttgagaaagcaagaaat GTGATAAAAACATTAGACCCCAAGCTAAATCCAGCATCGGCAGAAATTATGTTGCTCAGAAAACAGATAAcagataaagacaaaaaaattgaagCACTAGAG GCTGAATACAAACTTGCTAAGTTACGTGACTATGAGGAAAAGCTAATTGTAACTGCATGGTATAACAAG AGCCTAACTCTTCAGAAGCTAGGTATGGAAGCAAGACTGGTTGGCAGTAGCGGTGCCTGCAGAGACGGTCCCGGACGCTCATTCCTAGCTCAACAACGTCATGTCACCAATACCAGAAGGAATCTCACTGTTAAAGTACCGGGTGCAACATCTGATTAA